One genomic region from Candidatus Nitrosopumilus koreensis AR1 encodes:
- a CDS encoding PUA domain-containing protein → MKSNLISKSETSALLKTVSEQWEMDLPKIKNLKVHQILDDAQIITGKGIKILKINDDYLPFLSETETLEKFPNVTVDMGAVKFMCKGANLMRPGIKSFTEFEKDKLVCIVEESQHKFLAVGKSVVSSSEAEAMDKGEVIKNLHYISDKFWETGKTIYD, encoded by the coding sequence TTGAAGTCAAATTTAATTTCAAAGAGTGAGACATCTGCACTCTTAAAAACAGTTTCAGAACAATGGGAAATGGATCTTCCAAAAATAAAAAATCTCAAAGTTCATCAAATTTTAGATGATGCCCAAATCATTACAGGTAAAGGAATTAAAATTCTGAAAATCAATGATGACTATTTACCATTTTTATCAGAAACTGAAACCTTGGAAAAATTTCCAAATGTAACAGTGGATATGGGCGCAGTAAAATTCATGTGTAAAGGAGCAAATTTGATGAGGCCAGGAATTAAATCATTTACAGAATTTGAAAAAGATAAACTGGTTTGTATTGTCGAAGAATCTCAACACAAATTTTTAGCAGTAGGTAAATCAGTAGTGTCAAGTTCAGAAGCAGAGGCAATGGATAAAGGTGAAGTTATAAAAAATCTTCACTACATCTCAGACAAATTCTGGGAAACTGGGAAAACGATTTACGATTAA
- a CDS encoding NAD(P)H-hydrate dehydratase, whose amino-acid sequence MVTKNLTPSMVKKYIPSRKAKSRKGDNGTVLIVGGSYIYHGAPILSSIAALRCGTDLVYTCVPKINVSATRSVSPNLIVLPLVDQKLTRGAVNKLLGMLPHNLDSATIGMGLAIQEKNSLLHLVKSLLSQDVRLSLDASALIPEVLPLLANKNVVVTPHAGEFKRLFGESPSNIKKERIKTVENYAKKFGITVLLKGATDVISNGSTTYLYEKKTPGMTVGGTGDVLSGLVAGLLSKNRNTLESAAAATLINGLAGKATQKKLGLHMTSMDLLEELPYVMKQFDKIV is encoded by the coding sequence ATGGTTACAAAAAACCTTACACCTTCTATGGTAAAGAAATACATCCCTTCTAGAAAAGCAAAATCCAGAAAAGGCGATAATGGAACTGTTCTGATAGTTGGCGGAAGTTACATTTACCACGGTGCTCCTATTTTATCTTCAATTGCCGCATTACGATGTGGGACTGATCTAGTTTACACATGTGTTCCAAAAATCAATGTGTCTGCAACTCGTTCTGTTTCGCCCAATCTCATTGTGCTTCCACTAGTTGATCAAAAATTAACTCGTGGTGCTGTCAATAAATTACTTGGTATGCTTCCCCATAATCTTGATTCTGCAACAATTGGGATGGGTCTTGCCATTCAAGAAAAAAATTCGTTATTACATCTTGTAAAATCCCTTTTGTCTCAAGATGTAAGACTGTCTCTGGATGCAAGTGCATTAATTCCAGAGGTATTACCTCTTTTAGCAAACAAAAATGTCGTAGTGACTCCTCATGCTGGAGAATTTAAGAGATTGTTTGGTGAATCTCCGTCAAACATAAAAAAAGAACGAATTAAAACTGTGGAAAATTATGCAAAAAAATTTGGTATAACTGTATTGTTAAAAGGTGCTACGGATGTGATTTCAAATGGCTCTACAACATATCTTTATGAGAAAAAAACTCCTGGCATGACTGTTGGAGGAACTGGTGATGTTTTGTCTGGTTTAGTGGCAGGGCTATTATCTAAGAATAGAAATACCTTAGAATCTGCAGCAGCTGCAACTCTCATTAATGGATTGGCAGGAAAGGCAACTCAAAAAAAATTGGGGTTGCATATGACCTCTATGGACTTGTTAGAAGAACTACCATATGTGATGAAACAGTTTGATAAGATAGTGTGA
- a CDS encoding M20/M25/M40 family metallo-hydrolase, with protein MNVLKHVDSNMDGLISDLQTLIRQPSVSAKNEGITECSKLVQKLLQKSDIKSELLRLKKGVAPIVYGEVTSKQNPNKTLLFYNHYDVQPAEPFDLWDDPPFSGKRKGNKIFGRGATDDKGELITRIKSVEAYLKTTGDVPCNIKFVIEGEEETGSAHIEDYLKKYKKKFSCDGVIWEFGYVDSKNRPIIGLGMKGLLFVELSVKESIRDAHSSLAVLIKNPAWRLIEAVNTLRNTDGKILIKDWYKEVTPFSKNDLDLIRKEPFDANTFKKEFGIKSFVGSKNGLDAKKALVGDATCNIAGFVSGYTGDGAKTVLPGEALVKIDFRLIPKMDPRKQVVRLKNHLKSKGFGDIKIKVFHGEAAARTNSSDPFVSQVKQAADKSFGKSILNVSNAGTGPMYSFVNVLKAPCIAIGSTYMFARIHSPNEFARIDLLKKTTKCMCLIMDNFGKNQ; from the coding sequence ATGAATGTCCTAAAACATGTAGATTCCAACATGGATGGTTTGATTTCGGATCTGCAAACCTTAATTAGACAACCAAGTGTCTCTGCAAAAAATGAAGGCATTACTGAATGCTCCAAACTTGTTCAAAAATTATTACAAAAATCCGATATTAAATCTGAACTTTTACGCTTGAAAAAAGGAGTTGCACCTATTGTTTATGGTGAGGTCACATCAAAACAAAACCCAAACAAGACTTTGCTGTTTTACAATCATTATGATGTGCAACCTGCAGAGCCATTTGATTTGTGGGATGATCCTCCATTTAGTGGAAAAAGAAAAGGAAACAAAATCTTTGGACGAGGTGCAACAGACGATAAAGGCGAATTGATTACAAGAATAAAATCCGTTGAAGCGTACCTGAAAACAACCGGTGATGTGCCTTGTAACATAAAATTTGTTATTGAAGGCGAAGAAGAAACTGGCAGTGCACACATTGAAGATTATTTGAAAAAATACAAAAAAAAATTTTCTTGTGATGGGGTGATCTGGGAGTTTGGATATGTTGATTCAAAAAATCGGCCGATAATTGGTCTTGGGATGAAAGGATTGTTATTTGTTGAGTTGTCTGTAAAAGAATCAATCAGAGATGCTCATTCCAGCCTGGCAGTGTTGATAAAAAATCCTGCATGGAGATTGATTGAGGCTGTAAACACATTACGAAACACTGATGGAAAAATACTCATCAAAGATTGGTATAAGGAAGTAACTCCATTTTCAAAAAATGATTTAGATTTAATTCGTAAAGAACCATTTGATGCAAATACCTTCAAAAAAGAATTTGGGATAAAATCCTTTGTTGGCTCTAAAAATGGATTGGATGCAAAAAAAGCTCTAGTTGGTGATGCCACATGTAATATTGCAGGATTTGTTTCTGGATATACTGGAGATGGTGCAAAAACTGTTCTTCCTGGAGAAGCACTAGTCAAAATAGATTTTAGATTGATACCAAAAATGGATCCTCGCAAACAAGTTGTGAGACTAAAAAATCATTTAAAATCCAAAGGATTTGGAGATATCAAAATCAAAGTATTTCATGGAGAGGCAGCTGCCCGAACTAATTCCTCTGATCCTTTTGTCAGTCAGGTAAAACAAGCAGCTGACAAATCTTTTGGAAAATCAATCCTGAATGTTTCTAATGCTGGAACAGGCCCGATGTATTCGTTTGTCAATGTCTTAAAAGCTCCTTGTATTGCTATTGGAAGCACATACATGTTTGCTAGAATTCACTCTCCAAATGAATTTGCTAGAATTGATTTGCTAAAGAAAACAACAAAGTGTATGTGTCTAATTATGGATAATTTTGGAAAGAATCAGTGA
- the msrB gene encoding peptide-methionine (R)-S-oxide reductase MsrB, whose product MSEKIRKTPEEWKEKLTPDQYEICINHGTEPPFSGKYNDSKLEGKFKCTCCGEDLFSSDAKFDSGSGWPSFWEPISEDKIEYISDTSYGMVRTEVNCNKCGAHLGHVFDDGPKPTNQRYCINSVSLQHEKDTENQS is encoded by the coding sequence ATGTCAGAAAAAATTAGAAAAACACCCGAAGAATGGAAAGAAAAGTTAACTCCCGATCAATATGAAATTTGTATTAATCATGGAACTGAACCTCCATTTTCTGGAAAATACAATGATTCAAAACTAGAAGGAAAGTTCAAGTGTACCTGTTGCGGGGAAGATTTGTTCTCATCAGATGCAAAATTTGATTCAGGTTCAGGATGGCCAAGTTTTTGGGAACCAATTTCTGAAGATAAAATCGAATACATATCAGACACATCATATGGCATGGTTAGAACAGAAGTCAATTGTAACAAGTGTGGAGCACATTTAGGACATGTTTTTGATGATGGGCCCAAGCCAACAAATCAAAGGTATTGTATCAATTCAGTTTCATTACAACATGAAAAAGACACAGAAAATCAATCATAG
- a CDS encoding proteasome subunit beta has translation MSMYMPGATAVGITFDGGVVFASEKRIAFGNFLVSKTTKKTFPITPKVGATCAGLVADMQILSLQIAALAKIRKMELKRDVPPNTVAKMMSNMMYERRYFPLLTQVIVGGVVDKPIMYTLDPLGSVLPDEYAAVGTGAEMALGVLDPQFKPNMTKDEAIDLAKRAVRAASLRDSASGDGLDILVITKDGTEEFTEAIK, from the coding sequence ATGTCCATGTATATGCCCGGAGCAACTGCTGTTGGGATTACTTTTGATGGCGGTGTAGTTTTTGCCAGTGAAAAAAGGATCGCATTTGGAAATTTTCTAGTAAGTAAAACAACAAAAAAGACATTTCCTATCACTCCTAAAGTTGGAGCAACATGTGCCGGACTCGTAGCCGACATGCAAATACTATCATTACAAATTGCCGCTCTTGCAAAAATAAGAAAAATGGAGCTCAAAAGAGACGTTCCACCAAATACAGTTGCTAAAATGATGTCAAATATGATGTATGAAAGAAGATACTTTCCATTATTGACTCAGGTAATCGTTGGAGGTGTTGTTGATAAACCAATTATGTACACTCTTGATCCATTGGGTTCTGTTTTGCCTGATGAATATGCTGCAGTTGGAACTGGAGCTGAAATGGCATTGGGTGTACTTGATCCTCAATTCAAACCAAACATGACCAAAGATGAGGCAATTGATTTGGCAAAACGTGCAGTACGCGCAGCATCTCTTAGGGATTCTGCAAGTGGTGACGGTTTGGATATTCTTGTTATTACCAAAGACGGTACTGAAGAATTCACAGAAGCCATCAAGTAA
- a CDS encoding homoserine dehydrogenase gives MRIILCGFGVVGQSLVKLFDSRSEDLYAKYGLKPRVVGVFDSKGSAVSSSGLELNKLIEVKKKFGTVKNYANTKNTMSGIDMLKNIEADVLIETTASNYKDAEPGMTHITTAMKKGMHVISVNKGPLALAFPSLLELATYNQVIFKFSGTVGGGTPILDYAKNSLSGERIISFAGILNGTTNYILSNMATGISYEEALKDAKDKGYVEADESLDLDGLDAAAKLVILANWIMGMKVTMPDINCTGIRNVTTEDIKKAAKNNCAVKLIASCNKELIVAPKEVPNDDPLCVNGTLNAIAFTSEHSGTQTIIGRGAGGMETASSILRDLLDIRQEIART, from the coding sequence TTGAGAATAATACTGTGCGGATTTGGCGTTGTGGGCCAAAGTTTAGTGAAATTATTTGATTCAAGATCAGAGGACTTGTATGCAAAATATGGACTCAAGCCCAGAGTGGTAGGAGTTTTTGATAGCAAAGGCAGTGCAGTTAGTTCTTCAGGATTGGAATTAAACAAGCTCATCGAGGTCAAAAAGAAGTTTGGAACCGTAAAAAATTATGCTAATACAAAAAATACAATGTCAGGTATCGACATGCTCAAAAACATAGAAGCAGATGTATTAATTGAAACTACTGCTAGCAATTACAAAGATGCAGAGCCTGGAATGACACACATTACAACAGCTATGAAAAAAGGAATGCATGTCATATCAGTAAACAAAGGACCTCTCGCGTTAGCATTTCCTTCATTATTGGAACTTGCCACATACAATCAAGTAATATTCAAATTCAGCGGCACAGTTGGAGGAGGAACACCAATTTTAGATTATGCTAAAAACAGCCTGAGTGGGGAAAGAATCATATCATTTGCAGGCATACTAAATGGTACAACAAATTACATTTTATCAAACATGGCAACAGGAATATCATACGAGGAAGCCCTCAAAGATGCAAAAGATAAAGGGTATGTTGAAGCTGATGAATCTTTGGATTTAGATGGATTAGATGCTGCAGCCAAATTAGTAATTCTTGCAAATTGGATTATGGGAATGAAAGTTACAATGCCAGACATTAATTGCACAGGGATTCGCAATGTAACAACAGAGGATATTAAAAAAGCTGCTAAAAATAATTGTGCAGTGAAATTGATTGCATCATGTAACAAAGAACTCATTGTTGCACCAAAAGAAGTTCCAAATGATGACCCGCTTTGTGTAAATGGAACACTTAATGCAATTGCATTTACATCAGAACATTCAGGCACACAGACAATAATTGGAAGAGGTGCGGGAGGCATGGAAACTGCAAGTTCCATACTAAGAGATTTGCTAGACATCAGACAAGAGATTGCAAGAACTTGA
- the acs gene encoding acetate--CoA ligase, giving the protein MSDTYDIGLGNHDVETRKKASSNFVSFWDEQAKNLTWFSPWSKTLDWNPPFAKWFVGGTINASYNALDVHQESKSQKPAILWEGENGDSRILTYSELLSQVQKFANVLKSLGVQKGDRVTLYLPMIPELPIAMLACARIGAPHTVIFSGFSATSIRDRVDDSKSKIIITADGGYRRGKIVPLKEVVDEAIQDFDFVKNVVVVQRTKNEILMTPKDKLWNELMDDASESCIPEKLDSTHPLYILYTSGTTGKPKGVLHGTGGYLTHLYSTFKWAFDIKDYDVFFCTADIGWVTGHSYVVYAPLLHGATEIMYEGAPDFPDASRMWDILQKYKATIFYTTPTALRMFMKFGDDIPNSFDLSSLRLLGTVGEPINPEVWKWYFKTIGKEKCPIIDTWWQTETGGMLISPLPGLETIPLKPGSGTLPIPGVNISVVDENGKDVASNTKGYLVVKNPWPGMLLTLWGNDEKYKTVYWSKYENCYYPGDYALKDSDGYLWLLGRADDVLKVAGHRIGTAELESCIVSHEDVAESAVCGIPDEVKGEVIIAFVVLKQNVTTDRKILEKKLIEKIRADIGAIATPKQIYFVTKLPKTRSGKIMRRLLKAIGNNEKIGDISTLEDGAAVTEVQTAFDEIQKTIQESK; this is encoded by the coding sequence ATGTCTGATACCTATGATATTGGTCTTGGAAATCATGACGTTGAAACTAGAAAAAAGGCTTCTTCTAATTTTGTTTCTTTTTGGGATGAACAGGCAAAGAATCTGACCTGGTTTTCTCCTTGGAGTAAAACATTGGATTGGAACCCTCCTTTTGCAAAATGGTTTGTTGGAGGCACGATTAATGCCTCGTATAATGCTCTGGATGTACATCAGGAATCAAAATCTCAAAAACCTGCGATACTTTGGGAGGGAGAAAATGGGGATTCTAGGATTCTTACATACAGTGAGCTGTTATCTCAGGTTCAAAAATTTGCAAATGTACTCAAATCTTTAGGGGTGCAAAAAGGCGATCGTGTAACTCTGTATCTTCCAATGATTCCTGAATTACCTATCGCAATGTTAGCTTGTGCTAGAATTGGGGCGCCTCACACTGTTATCTTTTCAGGATTTAGTGCAACTTCTATTAGGGACAGAGTCGATGATTCAAAATCCAAAATTATAATCACTGCAGATGGGGGATATAGACGTGGAAAAATTGTGCCTCTCAAAGAAGTAGTTGATGAGGCAATACAAGATTTTGATTTTGTGAAAAATGTTGTAGTTGTACAAAGAACAAAAAATGAAATTTTGATGACACCTAAAGACAAACTGTGGAATGAATTGATGGATGATGCATCAGAAAGTTGTATTCCTGAAAAGCTAGACAGCACACATCCTCTTTACATTTTGTATACTTCGGGAACCACTGGAAAACCAAAAGGTGTTTTGCATGGAACAGGCGGGTATCTTACTCATCTTTATTCCACTTTCAAGTGGGCATTTGACATTAAAGACTATGATGTGTTTTTTTGCACTGCTGACATTGGATGGGTTACAGGACACAGTTATGTTGTTTATGCACCGTTATTGCATGGTGCAACTGAAATTATGTATGAAGGTGCACCTGATTTTCCAGATGCATCTAGGATGTGGGATATCTTGCAAAAATACAAAGCAACTATCTTTTACACAACACCTACCGCACTCAGAATGTTTATGAAATTTGGAGATGATATTCCAAATTCATTTGATCTTTCTTCTCTGAGATTACTTGGAACAGTGGGCGAGCCAATTAATCCTGAAGTTTGGAAATGGTACTTCAAAACTATTGGTAAAGAAAAATGTCCAATCATTGATACTTGGTGGCAGACTGAAACTGGCGGGATGTTGATTTCTCCTTTGCCTGGGCTGGAGACTATTCCTCTAAAGCCTGGTTCTGGAACTCTTCCTATTCCAGGTGTGAATATCTCTGTTGTAGATGAAAATGGCAAAGATGTTGCCTCTAACACAAAGGGCTATCTTGTAGTCAAAAATCCGTGGCCTGGAATGCTTTTGACATTGTGGGGTAATGATGAAAAATACAAAACTGTGTACTGGTCAAAATATGAAAATTGTTACTATCCTGGTGATTATGCACTAAAGGATTCTGATGGATATCTCTGGTTGCTTGGACGAGCTGATGATGTGCTCAAAGTAGCGGGTCATAGAATTGGCACTGCAGAACTTGAAAGTTGTATTGTGTCTCATGAGGATGTTGCAGAATCTGCTGTATGCGGTATTCCTGATGAGGTTAAAGGTGAAGTAATAATTGCATTTGTTGTACTTAAACAAAATGTCACTACCGATAGAAAAATTTTAGAAAAAAAATTGATAGAAAAAATCAGAGCTGATATTGGTGCAATTGCAACCCCTAAGCAAATCTATTTTGTAACCAAATTGCCAAAGACGCGTAGTGGAAAAATTATGAGACGGCTGTTAAAAGCAATTGGAAATAATGAAAAGATTGGTGATATCAGCACATTGGAAGACGGTGCTGCTGTGACTGAAGTACAAACTGCTTTTGATGAGATTCAAAAAACAATTCAAGAATCAAAATAA
- a CDS encoding DoxX family protein, whose translation MATSEISKKNLVDISFMGLRSAVGVIFIVAGTSKLGNPGFGGFLSSLGLPPEMQIPIGLAETIPGILLIIGVLSRISASLLSIIMLGAIFLVKEAQSLTGDGGYRIDLILLASCLVIVAAGPGRVSLSHIVKKLPRFIH comes from the coding sequence ATGGCTACTAGCGAGATTAGTAAAAAAAATCTAGTAGACATTTCGTTTATGGGTTTAAGATCAGCAGTTGGTGTGATCTTTATTGTTGCAGGTACATCCAAACTAGGCAATCCAGGATTTGGAGGGTTTTTGAGTAGTTTAGGATTACCACCAGAAATGCAAATTCCTATTGGATTGGCAGAAACAATTCCAGGAATTCTTTTGATCATAGGAGTATTGAGTAGAATTTCTGCATCATTACTATCAATAATTATGCTAGGGGCAATTTTCCTAGTCAAGGAAGCTCAAAGCTTGACAGGAGATGGTGGTTATCGTATTGATTTGATTTTGCTAGCATCATGTCTAGTAATTGTTGCAGCAGGTCCTGGAAGAGTGTCACTGTCTCACATAGTCAAGAAATTACCAAGATTCATTCACTGA
- a CDS encoding CdvA-like protein — protein sequence MTQDDIEIIGKNVKDMYGTFMGKVAGTITDIDGSIQSVGIDCGSQGLQQIQYEQLVVQGDVVIFIPKWRLDSQRLIREKQLTLRRLKALIDIVSENDDMKEDAEIIHEKYKSKLVSLDETESKIKAKLEARLTELDEQMKSAKMLLFDAKVQFKSNEISETTFETVKSCTNEVIEHVTHETAEITNVKSRISDLGLEVQEITSPPKPDIQESAVSYLETNEQQSQQVVQTSLPEAPTEPVTTPSEHVEVEATPIPEPPTESEVTFAFPEPPQQVTAETPKDDNDNDWLARMEAQ from the coding sequence ATGACCCAAGACGATATCGAGATAATCGGTAAAAACGTCAAAGACATGTACGGAACATTCATGGGCAAAGTCGCAGGAACTATAACTGACATCGATGGTAGTATTCAATCCGTCGGCATTGACTGCGGTTCTCAAGGATTACAGCAAATCCAATATGAGCAACTAGTAGTTCAAGGTGATGTTGTTATATTCATTCCAAAATGGAGACTCGACTCTCAAAGACTCATTAGAGAAAAACAACTAACTCTACGTCGTCTAAAGGCCTTGATTGACATTGTTTCAGAAAATGATGACATGAAAGAAGATGCTGAAATAATTCATGAAAAATACAAGTCAAAACTTGTATCATTAGATGAAACAGAAAGTAAAATCAAAGCCAAACTTGAGGCAAGACTGACTGAGTTAGATGAACAAATGAAGTCTGCAAAAATGTTATTGTTTGATGCAAAAGTACAATTCAAGAGTAATGAAATCTCTGAAACAACATTTGAAACTGTGAAATCATGCACAAATGAGGTAATTGAGCATGTGACTCACGAAACAGCAGAAATTACAAATGTTAAGAGCAGAATTTCAGACTTGGGATTGGAAGTGCAAGAGATAACATCTCCTCCAAAACCAGACATCCAAGAATCAGCCGTTTCATATCTGGAGACAAATGAGCAACAATCACAACAAGTTGTTCAAACAAGTCTTCCGGAAGCACCAACAGAACCCGTTACAACACCTTCAGAACACGTTGAAGTTGAGGCAACCCCTATACCTGAACCTCCAACAGAATCTGAAGTAACATTTGCATTTCCAGAACCACCCCAACAGGTGACAGCAGAAACTCCAAAAGACGACAACGATAATGATTGGCTTGCTAGAATGGAAGCACAATAA
- a CDS encoding FAD-dependent thymidylate synthase → MSEFSTKEKKILSEHFSNTDGNVFAIITPQQVDRGALMSRYSRTDKSMRRIFLDEFLKNKNRGEEFYNRVLLEYGDDSVAELGEAQIAIEGLSNIAVKKIEDRRIGLSYLEKSSRYVAWNKKENGKYRFYRDPEIMKSKFADMYEETCNFSFDVYSKNIEPMINYVREKYPIEKYNFKDSKDGKEKSFSKLKDENDIKSANMIYRGSTKAKALDILRGLLPASTLTNVGITGNGRAFEYLLTVLGASDLKEEQDLASKIKKELDKTIKSFVRRADDKYGKAFQKYLRDVKNKSKTTSKEIKPRPKKGTRTKLVDYESEKTAIDKIITSIMYEQSPSTSYHDILQQVKKMPIKNKTKIIDEFAKLRTNRRHRPSRAFESVYYTFDLYNNFGMFRDFHRHRALTLERQLLTTDHGYNIPNEIKILGIDKDFKDCMNKTKETFDKIRKRYPEQGQYVVNFAYNYPYFMKFNLREACHLIELRTVPQGHVDYRRVAQQMFKQINKVHPRLSRIMKFVDMKEYDLERFESEKRTEEKRKKMK, encoded by the coding sequence TTGTCAGAATTTTCAACTAAGGAAAAAAAGATTTTATCAGAACATTTTTCCAACACTGACGGCAATGTGTTTGCAATAATTACTCCGCAACAAGTTGATCGTGGAGCTCTGATGTCAAGATATAGTAGAACAGACAAAAGCATGAGACGTATATTTCTGGATGAATTTCTAAAAAATAAAAACAGAGGTGAAGAATTTTACAACAGGGTTCTGCTAGAATACGGAGACGATTCGGTTGCAGAACTTGGCGAAGCACAAATTGCAATTGAAGGATTATCAAACATTGCAGTAAAAAAAATCGAAGATAGACGAATCGGATTGTCATATTTAGAAAAATCATCAAGATATGTTGCATGGAATAAAAAAGAAAATGGAAAATACAGATTTTACAGAGACCCAGAAATTATGAAATCAAAATTTGCAGACATGTATGAAGAAACATGTAATTTTTCATTTGATGTGTATTCAAAAAACATTGAACCGATGATAAATTATGTAAGAGAAAAATATCCAATTGAAAAATATAATTTTAAAGATTCCAAAGACGGAAAGGAGAAATCATTTTCCAAATTAAAAGATGAAAACGACATAAAATCTGCCAATATGATTTACAGAGGTTCAACAAAAGCTAAAGCATTAGATATTTTGAGAGGGTTACTGCCAGCTTCAACCCTAACAAATGTTGGAATAACAGGTAACGGAAGAGCATTTGAATATCTCCTTACAGTTTTAGGTGCATCTGATCTCAAAGAAGAACAAGATTTAGCCTCAAAAATCAAAAAAGAACTTGATAAAACCATCAAATCGTTTGTTCGAAGAGCAGATGACAAATATGGAAAAGCATTTCAAAAATATCTTCGAGATGTAAAAAACAAATCAAAAACAACATCTAAAGAAATCAAGCCAAGACCAAAAAAAGGAACCCGAACAAAACTAGTAGATTATGAATCAGAAAAAACAGCAATTGATAAAATTATTACAAGTATAATGTATGAGCAATCCCCAAGTACTTCTTATCATGATATTTTACAGCAAGTAAAAAAAATGCCAATCAAAAATAAAACAAAGATTATTGATGAATTTGCAAAACTCCGAACAAATAGAAGACACAGGCCTTCACGAGCATTTGAAAGTGTCTATTACACATTTGATTTGTACAATAATTTTGGGATGTTCAGAGATTTTCACAGACACAGAGCATTAACATTAGAACGACAATTACTTACAACAGATCATGGATACAACATTCCCAATGAAATCAAAATTCTTGGAATTGACAAGGACTTTAAAGATTGTATGAATAAAACTAAAGAAACATTTGACAAAATTAGAAAAAGATATCCAGAACAAGGACAATATGTGGTAAACTTTGCATACAACTATCCTTACTTTATGAAATTTAATTTACGAGAGGCATGCCATCTGATTGAATTAAGAACAGTTCCACAAGGACATGTCGATTATAGAAGAGTGGCACAGCAAATGTTCAAACAAATTAACAAAGTACACCCAAGATTAAGCAGGATCATGAAATTTGTAGATATGAAAGAATATGATTTGGAAAGATTTGAATCAGAAAAAAGAACAGAAGAAAAAAGAAAGAAGATGAAATAG
- a CDS encoding tRNA (adenine-N1)-methyltransferase, with amino-acid sequence MDKIKQNSPVLFYFNHSKKWLVKITKKESLHTHIGVIKHSDAIGKEYGSRLVTNKDKYVYLLKPTMYDYVMKIQHGTQIVYPKDIGYIIARAGIESGQKILEIGTGSGSLTSCVASIVKPRGHVYTFDVDENFMKIAEKNIQKAGVSKYVTQHNLDLKTAKKMPLDDMDVALIDLGDPWLVIPQVRKMLKGSGAIFAICPTMNQLEKLTTSLVENEFTDIESTEHILRTIEAREGKTRHSFQGIGHTTYLCYARKAFFGRETKKSTKPKATKTTKKSS; translated from the coding sequence ATGGATAAAATAAAACAAAATTCTCCTGTGTTATTCTACTTTAATCACTCAAAAAAATGGCTTGTAAAGATTACAAAAAAAGAGTCCCTTCATACTCATATTGGTGTCATCAAACATTCTGATGCTATAGGAAAAGAGTATGGCTCACGACTTGTTACAAATAAAGACAAGTATGTCTACCTGCTCAAACCCACGATGTATGACTATGTTATGAAAATACAACATGGTACTCAGATAGTTTATCCAAAGGATATTGGATATATTATTGCAAGAGCAGGAATTGAGAGTGGGCAAAAGATTCTTGAAATTGGAACTGGAAGTGGTTCCTTAACTTCTTGTGTGGCAAGTATTGTAAAACCACGAGGACATGTTTACACTTTTGATGTTGATGAAAATTTTATGAAAATTGCAGAAAAAAATATTCAAAAAGCTGGCGTTTCAAAATATGTGACACAGCATAATTTAGATTTGAAAACCGCAAAAAAGATGCCTCTTGATGATATGGATGTTGCTTTAATTGATCTTGGCGATCCTTGGTTGGTAATTCCTCAAGTGCGAAAAATGCTTAAGGGAAGTGGTGCCATATTTGCGATTTGTCCTACAATGAATCAACTAGAAAAACTAACTACAAGTTTAGTTGAAAATGAGTTCACGGATATTGAATCAACTGAGCATATTTTACGTACTATAGAGGCACGAGAAGGAAAAACTAGACATTCTTTTCAAGGAATTGGCCATACAACCTATCTATGCTATGCAAGAAAAGCGTTTTTTGGTAGAGAAACAAAAAAATCAACAAAACCCAAGGCTACCAAAACTACCAAAAAGTCTTCTTAA